AGTATTAAAGAGACTGTAATTGAAGGGTCTATACTGAGTAGGAGTAAAAATGAACTACTCTGGTCATGCCAATGTAGAGTTGAGTTGTTACCACTACTCACACCCTTAGGCCTttactctttttatttaaagggtcatgctaacgaatgcccttaggacattggttaacaatctattttagaaaagttttaatatcacttttatgagaaatgaaaaaaattgtcaaaatattaattgctttattttattttttcataaaaattttatttaaatagattattaaccaatgcccttagggcattcgttagaattttccttatttaaaaaataaaaaataagagtcCTTCAGATTACAAGATTTAAGCCAAATGCTAGACTAAAGTTATGTGAATCTTAATCAATGAATTCAATCCAACTTCGCCATTTACACGCAAGTTAAATTTAGGTATTTTTTGTAGGCAACAATTTACACAAAATTTTGGCTTTGCAATGACTTTCAAGACCTTTTTTGCAGGAGAAACAGAGAAATTTCATTTAAACTAAACACACTTCACTAATGGTCATAAGAGAGCCCAGATCTAGGAAGTCATTAGGCATAAAGTCTCCAACTTTTTTTCCTAAGAGCCCAATTTTCAAGTTCGTGGGCAGAGACATTGGatccaaattcaatttttgaCCAGGCCTTGACCATATGACCCTATGAATTTCTCGAGACAGAAGCTAGACTAATCAGCTCTCCATCGGTAGCCGCATTACaattgattttgagaaaattaattgGAGGTCTTCCgaaattgaaaacatttgtGCATTGCTTATAGTTTCAACGGATGGGCAAAAGGTTGTAATATGCTCGTCAAATTTGTTAAGGTTCAAGATGTGTCAGCAAATGCTAGTGTCAAAACATGTTGAAATTTGGTTGTATCAATAAAGTTGTGTTAGGGTTAAATCTAGGTCCAAAGTTGCATAAAGATAATAAAGTTATGATGTACTCAAAGATGAAACATTAATTATCTTTTGTATATATCTATTACACGTAACGAATTTCATAGTGAAAATATGTTTAATTGAAAAGTAGACatttggtttctcaaaaaaaaaagaaaaaagaaaagtagacaGTTGAGGCTTTAAAACAAATACGTATTTGATCTAATTTAGATTTGAAATGAGTAAAATATGATCATTTGGAGTTGGCACAACTTGTTGATCTAATAATCTAGCTCGATCGAGAAGCAATTTGACTCAAGGAAATATGCAGCTATTTGAAATATGAATTCTATTAGAAAAAGGGTTTTTGGTCAATTTTAAGTTTATCCCTACTTTGTGCAGCTATATAAACCATTTTATGCACAACTTTTAGAGGCAAGAAAGGAGGCTataccaaaaccaaaaaaatttctaactttgttcctttctttgttagtgtaaatagagaaaatttatcattatgccttgagaaaaaaaaaaaaaaaagtgtgttctTGATAACACCTTGAACTTTAAACCTTTCTTTGAAATcacatggattttttttgggtaagtttATTATAGAAGAAATCTTTTATGATGTTTGTTGGAGTACTCCTTTGTCCATAGGTACAAGTTTGTTTGGAGGATCGCTATAGGAGGATTCCAAAGTATCTAGGATTATTGTTTTGTTATGAATTCTGAGTTATAGGGTTGGGCAACGAGTTTAGCCAACAAGCTAGGCTAATGGGCTGGCCTATCGAGTGCCCATGGGCATAGAAACTAGCCCATAGCTTGACTCACTAGGCTAGTGAGCTGTACATGGACCTCAACAACAATGGGTTGGGCAGCCCATTTGTTCGATGGGCCTTTAGGCTACTGGGTCGGACCATGAACAATGGGCTATTTGGTGATCTTTACTACAAAGGTTCAAGTTCGCTTGGAGGAAAGAGAAGCACACTATCATGATGCAATGATAGATCAAACCTACAAACTTTTCATTCAACCCAAATCTTCTCAAAACTAACACCATAAGTTTTACTCAATGTGGTCATAAGCCTTCGGTACATCCAGCTTACCCCCACCATATGTTGGTTTTAAAAGTGTGCTGCAATTCAGGAATTATCACATGTATTCAACTATCTAGTGACCTAATACAAAAGCTAATTGGCTTagagaaatcaattttggaagCAAAGGCCAATGTTTGATTAACAGGAATTatcagagttttttttttaatggccaaTGTTGATGAAGAGTGGATGCCGCAATTCAGGAACcatcacttttcttttcttttttcccgcTAAGCAATTTGATCCAATGGTTCGCATCAATGATTCAATAGACAATAGTAGactaaaaagttatttttgaaacaaaacGCCACCCAAATCGCATTTGActaataaaggtttttttttttttttggagaaacaaacacacacaaggaAGATGGAATTAAAGGGTCTGTATCTATAGTAATTACAGAGGAATCGCTGCTTGTATACATAATTCTATACTGAATAATAGTCATAAATTGTAGAAAGGACTCATTACAGAGGAATCATTGGATGTATACATATTTCTTGGTAAGCttaaaaaattgtcataaaCTGTTACTCTTCCAATGTAAGTTCCTGCATTTAAATTTATGAGATGTAGATGAATCCATTGGAGGCACATTGGTCCAAGCGAACTATGCTAATCAGTAATCACTAATCAGGTTCCCCATTTGATTAGCATATAAATAAGAAGGACCATATCAACATTCTTGTTTCATAGCACTACACAGTTTGAGACATCCAGAACATCGAAGCAAATTGTTAAAAATGGCGTCTTGGTGTTCTATTTTTGAGTTTGTTGAGGCCGCAAAACCAATGTCCCGGAAAATTACGGCAGCTGTTGAGGCCGGTGTCCCGGCAATTGTGGCAGCTGTTGAGGCCGTGACACCGGCAATTGCGGCAGCTGTACCAGTTGCGTCGATTGTCCCATGACTGCAACCTGTGGTGGCACCCTTAGCCGCAGTAGTTAGTACAGTTACAGCTGCTAAGGAATTCCAAAACTACAGGAATGCGAGAGGACAAAACTAGATGGTGCTATGTCTGAACAAAATGATTGTGTACTTACTACTTAGCTCTGTGTACTTGCTTTGggttccaaaaataaaatgttttgaattttaatctCCTGTTGTTTTCTAGACATATTCACGCACTATATACttgatttgttattatttttattttgggtaataAGGAAATTAACATAGAAGTAACCAGTCACCAAAGGCACAGTAGCGTAGCGACATATGGTCTATTACAGAACAGAAACATCAAAGcttaacaaaaaagagaaaattccATTGAATAGTGgctaatgaaataaaatttagaagCTACATACGTGTGAGAATTAACAtcagtgatgatgatgatgataatgactATGAGAACGCCATCCCAGATGAGAAGGGTGTAGTACTAAGTACCAACCTTCCTCCACTAAAAACCGACAGAtgttttggtctgataataaaataactatCATCAGAAACGAACTTCATgagttaaaactctctaaaaaaagaaacctTCCTCCACTTATTAAAGAAACATAGGTGTGCATTAGattataagatttattataaataaatactaataattattagtttgtgtatatatatatagaggaaaTAATTATAAGGTTtgaactttaaagtttaaaccttATGCCAGACTAAAGTCATGTGAatcttttcttaattttttttattttaataattaagttATGTGAATTCTGATTTAATCCGAAATCAATTCAACTTCTCCATTCAATTTGTAGGCAACAATTTACCCAAATTATTGCCAACGATGACTTTCAAGACTATTTGGCAACTTTTTATTGTTCTTCCACCTTAACATGATTCGTTTAGacttatcaaatatttcaaaCAAGAAAACTTCTGAAgggacttttttatttatttatttttttttatgcgaTACGGGATTTTCTTTTGCTATAGTGATGACTCTATACTAAAACTGATCCTTAAAGAGTAAATGATCATTTCCAAAACTTGTGGTACTTTGCTTAATCATTATAAGGCTTATAATGTGAGGAGTATCATTTACTGCCATGGATCACCGTAAGAAGTGATCATTTGTGAAATAAATTAATACTCCTATAATAAAGTGATTACCTCATTAGAAACTGCTCCTTAAATCTTCATGGTAAGTATAAGACAGTATCCTTACCTATGATGGTTATTTGGCGATAACAATAAGGAAAATAAAGATAAGAATTGGATTTAACTGAGGAAACCCTGACCTCTTGAGACTTAGCTCGAAATGAATTCTTTTGATGATTTATTCCTTATTATCTTACTGCTTAAATACAGTAATTGATAACCACAAAAACGAAATACAAGGACTTCTTTCTAATATGAAGGGATACCGTGGCACAACAACCCAACATGCTAGGGACTCACTCACAATTGAAAACAATCCAAACTAACCAACAATCCTAACGTTACAATAGAGATCTTCCCAAAGATAATAACAAACACCTAAAACAGAGGACACTAATAACAATCACCTAAAACAGAGGACTCCAAACCACATCCAAGTAGATACACGTATCACTTCATGGCCATTACTTTCCGATGGTGATCAGATTACATATCAATTGAACCTATCGATCTATCAGAGGCATAACAAAAGTGACTTGGAGAAAAGATAACCACATTTTCTAACCCAAAACGGGTGTTTAGctaatcacaaaataaaattaaaataattattatatttttgaaatgataCCCAATCATATATGTTTGGTTTGTAAGTTAGTTTAAGTAAGTTTGTTAGTAGCTTTAAGCCTTTAACATTTTCCATTagtcaaataaaaatgaattgtCAAAGAGTCCCGATGATATTTTAGTAGAAATTGATGGAAAATTATAATCTCCCTTCCAAATAATCAATTTCATGATTTATATTAGATATTTATGAATCTAAAAGTATCAAGAGTAATACTAGAAACACAATATTTTCCCGAACTTCTTTTACAATTGTTGATGTAGGCACATATAGCTTGTTGTTATTAGAATAACTTCACTTTTATctagattctttttctttttcttttttgccctCACACCGTGTATTCTCAGAGCTTTTAATCAAAGACTAATCATTGTTCGTGCCGGATGGGCCCATGAAGAAATAAAGCGCTGGTTCAAGAAATTCTTTTCAAGATGCAAGTAGTTGGACTTGAACTGGGGAGCACACCGCCGAACCGGGGAGCACACCCGCCGAACCCCATACAAGCACTTTGAACCGAGAGCCTAACAGgacatataattaaaataaagttgGCATCCTATACCTTTTTTATTTCCACTAAttataaatattactacataacATCTCTCCCCCGGGCTCGAGCTGATAGAGGCCTCATGTTCCCCATGCATCCAGCTAGATTCACCAGGTGGTGAGATCCTATacttattgaaaatttaaaaaatggagGTAAATAAATGTTAACGGATAAAGTGGACCTATCCATTCAATTCTTGGGGAGGCCATGGGACTATGGCCGCAAAATTATCACATTTATTTAAGGAAAACGCTAAGTTCTCACATTTATTCCAAGCCATATACAAGGTACCGTGGAAGCAAGAACTAAGAAGTTCAAATGTGAAAGCTACTGAGATTCAGGCTAATGGTCTATCTAAATCCCTGAACTTATCACATTCTACCTGCCTTATATATAGACCAGGAAGTGTCTCTCTTCCTCACACgctcaaaagaagaagaaacacacCAAAGCAATCATGTCAGGAAAACCTAAGAAGATAGCATTCGGGTATGGTGGGGTAGTGATCACAAGCAGTAGTGAGGGCAACTCAAGCAAAAAAATGTCGAATAAAGCGATCACAAGCAGTGGGGGCAGCTCAAGCAAAAGAGTGTTGAACAAAGCGACCGAATTAAATAGTTCATCGCGTATGATCTTCAAAGACAAGCACACTTCATGTTCAAGTCATTTTGCCAAGCAGCATAAGACAGAAAAGTTTGTGGACAATAATAGTGGAAAGTTGGGGTACAAAGATGAGGCCAAGTACACAGCTGGTCTCAAGTTCAATGACAGGGTACTCGGGAATACCACAGAGTTCGAGATCCAAGTCAAGTTCAAGAAAACTATTTATCCCAACAAGAGTGCCTCAAAGTTCAACAATAAAGAAAGAGTAAACATTAGGTCCGGAGGTGGCGTAAAAGCAGTGTTTTACGCCACCCACTAACATTAGGACACGTGGACAATTTAATTAAGAGCAACAAAATCCTCTCCAGGTCACCCAAACCCACGCTATTCACCTcagaaaaaacagagaaaacaGAGGAAAGCTCACCACGCTATTCACCCAAACCCACGCTTCCTTCCACCACAGCCTGATCGCCGGAGCCTGATCGCCGGAGCCGCCCTCAGACAAAAGCTCACGCCTTCACCTCTGCTTCCTTCACGCAAAAATTTCTGGTTTCCTCTGCTTCCGGCGACTTCCATCTTCTACTTCCTCTTGCCCAAATCTCCACCACACCACACACCGAAGCATACCGCCACACAAGTCACCGGATTCTTTCCTAGAGCTTGTGAACATGCCGGAGCCACACAAAggtttgtttttctgttttcccttttccccaatttggatttcgaatttttgatgggtttttctgttttctctgtttatgggttttttctGGAGCCTCATGAAatatttgtgggttttttttcttgtattttggtATCTTTATGGGTTTTGATTAGATTCCTAAGTGTTAGGGTTCAACCCGTATATTGATGGgttttgattagattttttttgcttagcttttgttatttttgtttgttattccTAAGTGTATGGGTTACTTTTGTTTGCctttgaaattgtaaaaattagtgatttttttACAAAGCCCAATGATAAAACATCACTGAATTTGGAtgtgtttataaattttttcctaattCTAATATAATAATACTGTTGCCTAATTTggatgtgttttatttttgcctAATTCTAATATAAATCCTGAACATCCAACTAAAGTGCCTCAGTTTCAAGAATTATGCAAAAGAGAGCTGGACTCAATTGGAGGGTCATATAATTGACATAAATGAATATACACAGGTGTTCAAACATGCCCTAACATAATTGACATTTTAGCATAATATTACAAAGATGCTCATCTTATCATTTAATTTCCATATTCTTTAACATTTAGATTTACACTAACACGATTTTcccaaaacaattcaaaataGAACCCAACAAAATCCTGTTAGAGTAATTTGCACAAGTTACTTAACCTTCTCCCCTTCAATCTCATTGCCAGCCTCAATTTTAATTAGAACCTCCTGCCTTTCACCACATTCATCTTCTATCATGCTTGGCAAATTTGCCTGTTTCTCATTTGCACTATGATTCTCATAGTTCACCTCAGGGGCAGATTGATTTTCACCTCTAACTGGTGATTCTCATAGAACTTCAATCTTGTCATTACTTAAATCAAAAACTAGTGTTTAAAGGAAGGTGAACTGTtcaatactttcttttttgaCCTTCCAAAGAACagaatgaatttcttttttttcttcccatcTTTTCTTTCAATCGATTGGTAACTGAACTATATGATTGCACCCATAGCAAATACCTGAAACACTTGGCTCTTTTTCCGTCATTGGGTCTTTTGTTCAATAAGCTTTATAATAATACAAAGACTGCTTTGGATAACCTGCCGTCCTTTATCCATGGAGGTCCACCTACGCCAAAACTGAACCAGTGTATAGTGTAGGTGACAAGTAATCAAAAGTTAGTAAACTGTTTTTTCTTCGTTGGTTGAAGACGGTTTCAAGTTCTCTGTAGTGATAATGCTAGTAATCCCTGCTTATGAAATCATTTAGGTACTTAACTCTTTACCCACTTCCAAAACTGGATATAGTTGCTGTCCCTGAACTTTCTGGTGAGGCTATGGAGGGTTATGGTACGATCACAGTTGTGAAAATGAGCTACTTTATGATGGTTTGCTTTCTCCAGTTAATAAGAAGCAGATTGTAAGTTACACATCTAATTACCCTGTTAGCTGCTGCTTCTTTTTTTGCTCCCAAAACTTTAGGAATATTATCTTTATGGGTTTTGATTAGATTCCTAAGTGTTAGGGTTCAACCCGTATATTGATGGgttttgattagattttttttgcttagcttttgttatttttgtttgttattccTAAGTGTATGGGTTACTTTTGTTTGCctttgaaattgtaaaaattagtgatttttttACAAAGCCCAATGATAAAACATCACTGAATTTGGAtgtgtttataaatttttgccttgtactattataattattcttATTTCTAGTGTTTTTCCTTatagtttttcaattttcctaaGCATATGATGCTTGACAAGTGGCATGTATTCTATTGTCCCTATTAGagtttatttatgattttttttccagttctatttgttattctgcTTGACTTATTCCTAAAAGTTCTCATTTCAATTTCTTAGGATGTGGAAGACCAAAAGCAGCTGGCAAATGTTTGGCAAAGGACTAGAGATCTTGGTGTCTACAGCTATTAAATAGTTCTCtcttttgaaatttataatcatTTTGGCTAAGATTACTGCCTGGTTTGGAACAAGGTCTCAGATTGGTTTCTAAAACAGTCGTGGCCTCGTCTTAAGCTTTGAGACAATTTCACATCTGATTATGtagtaatagtaataaaaagCTGCTCTAATCTTTTGTCATGTGTGTGATTAATGTATGTATGTTGGAGGTAATTTTGTTACCTTGGCTGGGCTGTTAAAAAGTTATAGAGAACTGTtggaataattttcaaattgggatttggaaatgaatggattactttgagaaatattttatgtataaagtttattttagtttttaaaatagaGTTACAAATGCAAGattttagatttcaatttttcaagttctaaTACGGGAAAAAGGGAAGCTGATTTTTGTTTGCTCAAATAGAGTGATGACCGACGTCCTGTGCAAGTAGAGCTAATGCTATTTTGTGGGCGGGCTGTACATTTATCTTTACTGCAAGGCTTATAAACTTAAAGAGTAAAAATAACATCTTAGGCTCTATAGACAGtcatgaattttcaaataattcaaGTCAACTAATGCTCCTCTACCATACAAACTAAAATACATCTAAAATAAAACCtgtcacaattttttctataaaagttTCTAATTGAGAATACATTTAGCTGAAATAAAAcctgttacaattttttctataagaGTTTCTAATTAAGAATACATTCAACTGAATAAAActtgtcacaattttttctataacAGTTTCTAATCGAGAATACATTCACCTGGATAAAACCtgtcacaattttttctataacAGTTTCTAATGGAAAATACATTCACCTGAAATAAAActtgtcacaattttttctataagaGTTTCTAATTGAGAATACATTCACTTGAAATAAAAACCTGTCACAATTCAATTCATAAAAGATCATATGATTGACCATACATCTTAAAGAtgattgataaataaataaaatgaataaataacaaaaacttcTATTACAGAACAATTTATACtaagtaaaaaaatcaaatacatcaTATACCTGTACAAAACTTGTGGAGCACAATGTATTTGCTATGACTAACGGGTTCAACCTTGCCATCGAAGActcctaatttaaaaaagtaaaggtttatttttgaaaatatcagCAAATGTATGTATTATCTTGAAACTGAATATATTGTAATTACATAACCTCAGTTTGACTTTGTTGTTGATGCACTGACTCCGAATGTGGTGTCAAGCTTGTATTTGCAACATCCCTACAAGAAGTAAGTTTATAAAccacaaaatttaaatactaaattaaTAATACAACTCAATAAAGTCATGTAATTACCTGGAATGTTTATGTGTTGGACAATTGGATCTCACATGACCCGTTTCTTTGCAAATGctacattttctcttcttcatcaattgtttttcttttggatgCTTTTGTCTCAAAGCTTTAGGCCTTCCCTTTGATGGAACATGTGGAGGGTCTCGCAAAGTCATTGGAAGATTTGATAATACTTGACTATTTAATATAGTATTATCAGGACTTCCTAAATCATCAACATCCTGAACATCTTGCATGGCTAGAAGCTCCTCATGAACTTTTCGTAAAGTTTGTCCAAGATGCTTGTATTGCTTCTCTGATTGTGACCCTACCTCTGCAACTTCCAAAAATTGAAGCATCAAACTATTTCTCATCATGGTAGAAGAAACTTGAGGCTCCACCTGTACTACATCACTAGATATGTCATGCACAATATGCTTCTTGGCATTAATTGTCCATCTTTCTAAAATATAATGTGATGGAAGAAAATGCACAAGAGATTTCTTCACAAAAACAGCTAGGATATGCCTACAAATAATACCAACAAACTCAAACATATGACATGTACAAATAGCTTTTGTCTCAACAATATCAAGAGACACTTCATAAAATGGACTTTCTCTCCCATGAGCTACCACCTTGTATATCTTCTTCACTCCTTCTTCATGATATTTGGATGCCTTGtattttttactacaaaataaCTCTTCTTGAAACTTCATAAACATCTTTCTTGTATAAACTTTTGCTGCCTCTGCTTCCAGCTTATaacatgttttcaaaattgGCACTGAATTTTTTGTCTTTACATCTTGCTCTTTCTCTTTATGATAACGTGCATTCAAAGCTAGCTCATATTGATAGACAAAATCACTTATCGTTGTACTCGAACGAacataatctttaaaaaatttattcatgcTTTCACTCCTTTGAGTTGTAGACATCCCGGCACAAAATGAGCTTCGTAAGTAAGCTGGAACCCATCTTTCACGCCGCATATAAAGATTTCCCAACCAATCATTATCCCCCAATCCATATTTCTCCATAATCTTACTCCATTCCAACTCAAACTCTTCAATAGTGATTGTATCATGGATGCAATGGTAAAATTCTTCCTGAAAATGTGGatatttattatatacatgGGACAACTGTTCTGGAACTTTTTGTAAAAGATGCCACATACACAATCTATGAGTTGCATTTGGCAATACATCTGCAATTGCCTTAGCCATAGCCTTGTCATCATCTGTTATGATTGTAGAAGGAGGATTTCCAGGCATTGCATTAAGCCAAGTCTTCAACAACCATGTATAAGATTCTGCTGTTTCATTGATAAGCAAAGCACATCCAAACATCACAGATTGATGATGGTGGTTAACCCCTGTGAAAGGAACAAAAGGCATCTTATAACGATTTGTTTGGTATGTAGCATCAAAGGTAACGACATCTCCAAAATATTGGTATGTCATTCTTGACCTAGCATCTGCCCAAAAGCAATTACCCATGCACCCATATTCATCAACTTCAATTGCATAAACAAAACCTGGATTTTTACATTGActctcaataaaatatttgtacatTCCCTGAGCATCTCCATCTTGAAGCAACTTTCTTCTTTTACTAcccaaataattttgaatatcAACTGGAAAACATCCAACATTATAATCACCGCCAGATTCTTTACTTAACACAGACATTATCTTGCTTGGGGCTATACCTGACTCATTGAGTGTATCTATAAGATTCTTTTGGGCACTTGTTATCACTATATGCCCACGAAGCAAACTTGTACTCTTAGGAGTAAGAAGCTCATGATTATGACTCTCCACAAATTTACATACAATCCATGTATCATCAACTTTCTTTAAACCTATCATTGCTTTGCATCCCACTCTTGTTTCTGCACGCTCTGGACCTGTTTTTTTATTGTCTTCATTACATTGACGCCGGAATCCTTCCTTCGAACAAACATATTCAATTCCAACccttattttatctttattcttTCGAGTATGATTTACTCGTATACTAAAACCCTTTCGCCTTGCATATGCATTATAATATGCATGAGCAGCCTCTAAGTTTTCAAATACCATATCAAGATGTGGTTCTGAATGCCTATTGCATGGAAAAGGTTGATTTGAGTCATCCAATG
This genomic stretch from Castanea sativa cultivar Marrone di Chiusa Pesio chromosome 1, ASM4071231v1 harbors:
- the LOC142636042 gene encoding protein FAR1-RELATED SEQUENCE 5-like, whose protein sequence is MSANNKELETVSLCDMVDDLVHDESEINEDQNNVDLSLDDSNQPFPCNRHSEPHLDMVFENLEAAHAYYNAYARRKGFSIRVNHTRKNKDKIRVGIEYVCSKEGFRRQCNEDNKKTGPERAETRVGCKAMIGLKKVDDTWIVCKFVESHNHELLTPKSTSLLRGHIVITSAQKNLIDTLNESGIAPSKIMSVLSKESGGDYNVGCFPVDIQNYLGSKRRKLLQDGDAQGMYKYFIESQCKNPGFVYAIEVDEYGCMGNCFWADARSRMTYQYFGDVVTFDATYQTNRYKMPFVPFTGVNHHHQSVMFGCALLINETAESYTWLLKTWLNAMPGNPPSTIITDDDKAMAKAIADVLPNATHRLCMWHLLQKVPEQLSHVYNKYPHFQEEFYHCIHDTITIEEFELEWSKIMEKYGLGDNDWLGNLYMRRERWVPAYLRSSFCAGMSTTQRSESMNKFFKDYVRSSTTISDFVYQYELALNARYHKEKEQDVKTKNSVPILKTCYKLEAEAAKVYTRKMFMKFQEELFCSKKYKASKYHEEGVKKIYKVVAHGRESPFYEVSLDIVETKAICTCHMFEFVGIICRHILAVFVKKSLVHFLPSHYILERWTINAKKHIVHDISSDVVQVEPQVSSTMMRNSLMLQFLEVAEVGSQSEKQYKHLGQTLRKVHEELLAMQDVQDVDDLGSPDNTILNSQVLSNLPMTLRDPPHVPSKGRPKALRQKHPKEKQLMKKRKCSICKETGHVRSNCPTHKHSRDVANTSLTPHSESVHQQQSQTEESSMARLNPLVIANTLCSTSFVQVFISSECILN